CTCAGTGAAGCAGAGGGCAAGGACGGCTCTGGAGTCCCCCTCATATCAGAAAGGTGCAAGAAATACCTGAAAGCCTGAAGTGCAGAAGAGTGTGTCATCATTCCAGATGTAGAGGGTGAGGAACTGGAAAAAGCAGGTCAAACGCAGTGGGTGGGCgaccaaacacagacagacctaTAGCAGTGGGTGACAGAAATATGTGAAGAAAGCAGGTCACTTGTCGTGGCTAATGGAGATGGTGATAATATGCACTTCCTCCCTGAGATCATTCCCAAAGTAATCTGGCTTGCAAGCTACTTACCACTCTGGACAGGGGTAATGATCCCTCACTGCCAAAGCACCAACATCATCACAAGTTCAGCCAATGTTGAAGCAGagttcaaaaacatcaaacgTGGTCTTTTCAAGCATGAAAACTTGCTGATTCGGGTGGATCGATTCATTGCTCGACAATTGTCCTTCATTGAAggcaacatgcacatttgttatgcaaaacaaaaaagtaaagaggGTGAAGAAGATGCAGCTGTTGCAACAGTGATTGTCAAAGAAGCCAATCAACTATCAGCCATAACTTGCAGTGTAGATGTAAAACCAGGAATGGATCCTTCCTGTTCTGGGAAGTCTGACTTTgtcacaaacatccatccaacAGAGGACGACTCTGTTGAAAACTGGAGAGGCCTAGCTCTTCCacccaaaaagagaaagaggaattcCTATCTCTCTCCTTGTCCTGAGTGGCTCCATGCAGATCCATCTGTGAGGGGGGAAAGACTGTCAGTGCTTATGGAAGCACTTGTGTGCTTGTGGAAGAAGGCCTTAACCTTCCGGAGTCCCCCTGCCTCAGGCCAGTCCAAAGTCCATCACAGTGTCCCTCTGCATTCAAGACAGACTCTACATCAGGACAAGAGGTCTGTGCAGGGAAAGTGTCTCACAGTTACAGTCTGGGAGAACTTCTGTGGATTGACACTGACCTGGGAAGTAATTCCATAGAATTTCCATTGAGTGAATTTCCCCCCAGTCTGATGCTCCAGGCAGAGAGACTTACTTTAAGGACAGTCATCGCTTTCAGAGGAGGCTTAACCCAGGCTAGTCTTGGACCTTATGTAGCCTACTGCAGGAGGTCTCCATGAGTCTGGGAGACTTATGATGACCTGAGAAGTGGAGTGACAGGAGtgtcagaaaaaaactaaatctgccCACATGCAGTGTAATACACAAAAGACTGACTGCACTGTTTACATTTAATCTCAAGTATTTTGTTATATGTCACccttgttttccttttcctgtttggagaagctgtttctgctcttcagGAAGTCAGTTTTGGTTTGAAGACAGTCATggcctgtcagtgtttttaagtgtttaaaggtccattatttgtgttaatggaTGTTAAGATGTTAGTTcactttaattcagtttcacagtaaaatcatTTTGGCTTAATTCATTGAGTCATGAGGTGCATttctacatacatgcatataaaacacatacaaagcttATGTGTGTATaagcacagagacacagcagacacattGTATGACATGCTGTTGTTATTAACATAATGATATACAGTAAGAACATTTACCTTGGAGTTGGTGCTACAGTCCGTCTTCCGGTGAGTCGCTGTGTCTGCTATAAGTTGGAAACACACAGTCCATCGGTAACTTAACTAAGTTAGGATCCGTTTGGGTCTCACCTTGTTACTTCAACTGTACTAAGAAAAaccaaaccagcacaaacgacTGAGACTGTTTCTGCGAAGttttgcgttgggtggggggGGAAACTGCTCCTCAGGAGTTTGCGCAGTCCGACAACTTCCTGTTCCTGTATCAGCGATAACTAAACAACAACAGACAAGATGTCTGCCTGTCTAACATGGATGGTTTCTGTGGGTCTGATCAGATCCTTGGTGCTGGGTCCTGTCTATGGAGGTAAGCTGGGTCAGTGAATGCACCACGTTATTGACAGCTGTGTGCGGTTCGCCGGAGGCAGGGGCCGCTCATCGCCGCTTGTGACTATAATCCACTTTACATTTTCACTGACTGGGTCTGGACCCTTCACCCTGGCGGCTCCAGGACTGGGACCGACTGAGCTGCATTTCTGGGCCCCATTAAACCACGACAGGTTTAGAAGAAGTGCAGGTCAGAACCTGTagagcagcttcagcagcatcAGACTCACTGTCATTATATTATTCTGTTGTTGTTATCAGGCTCTTTTCATCAGGACCAGGTAGACATGTGGGTTTTTGGCTCTGACCTGTTCATGGACACTGACTGGACTGGTTTCTGGACTCTCCCACCAGGAGACAATCAATCAGATCCATGGacaatattttcctattgaACACATTATTAAAGGTTTCTAATGTACCCCCCTCTCAGTCCCATTGAAAAGTCCTGATCGGACCAGTCTGGACCCACTGAGGTGGTCCCATGATGCAGTTCTGATTATCAGGCTCCTGTTGGATGATGAGCCCAGTGAGTTTAGACTGTGGAACTGTCACATCTTATCAAAGCTGTTTCAGCTGCAGGTCCACCAGGGACCAGACTCCACCTCTGGATCTTCCTTTAGAGAAACTGCTACACCTGGTGGGGCCTGTTCTCCACTTCCCCTCAGGCTGTTTCTACAAACTCTGGTGTTCACACATGCACTTTTTTCTACTTCCAGTCATTTGTCGATTCTCTTAGAAACTCATAGGTTTGGTGTCAAACTCAGTTTAATGTGCACAGACTTGGTCCAGACAGCAGAGCTGTTTGATGAACAGatgaagataaaaatgtttCCCAGAGAGCTGTGGTACTGATTCCTgcttctgtttccttttgtgGTCCAGACCCAGAACAGATCGAAGCCAAACCTGGAGAAGACGTCACTCTTCAGTGTCGAGGATCCAAAGATGATAATGTTGTAATGTTAAGGTGGGTCAGACCTGATCTGGAGTCACGGGGTTATGTCTTCGTCTTCAGAGACCACATGATAGATGAAGAAGCCCAATATGAAGCTTTTCGTGGTCGAGTGGATCTGAGAGATCCAGAGATGAAGGACGGAGACTTTTCTGTGATTCTGAAGAACGTCAGGATCAGTGACACTGGATCATATGAATGTTACGTTGGAACCAACGGAAACAAACCAAAGCTCGTCAACAACATCAGCCTGAAGGTGGAATATCCAGGTGAGTCCAGACTCAGGTGAGTTTAGAGTCCAGACTCAGGTGAGGGTGAATTGcagtttcttcctgtttgaTTTTGTTCAGGTCAGACTGAATAATTCAGATCCAGATCCAGTCCCTGCTGTCCCCTCTGACCCAGTTCAGCAGAGACTAATGTCCCCTCTCTGACAGCCCctcactctgattggctgctgtggAAGTTACACCTGGACCCTCTAacctctggtctctgtctgttcctctgttcttcagacatcacagctgaacctggagacactgtcactctgccatGTCGAGctcccagcagctcagagatcaGAACTGTGGAGTGGACCAGACCTGATCTGGATCCAGACTATGTGTTCTTGTACCGGAATGGGAGGTCTGACCCAGACAACCAGCATCCATCTTTTAAGGAgcgggtggagctgaaggactcacagatgaaggatggagacgtgtctgtgactctgaaggatGTGACGTTTACTGACACTGGGACATACGAGTGTCGTGTCTTCCAGGGTCAATCAAAAGCACCTGAACTCATCAGCACCGTCCACCTGAGAGtctcagcaggtgagtgtgtgtttgtctgagcagcagagctgaagctgcttcctggttgttgatgtgagaccagatgtttgtgttttctccagatgttgttgatgagactttgtagaaaacagctggatgagtgatgtggtcaaagtgcaggagataatgtctgacaggagtttgttctgttcttcagtcatcacctacctgacacctcacacctgttctctcctgcaggtcacagagaagatggaggagacaagggtGGACATGTTGGACTGACTGTGGGTCTGACAGTCATTGTGTATTttgcttcttgttgctgctgttgttgcttttATGTTCTATAGAAAACGATGCAGACCCACAGACCAGAATCCAAACCCACGTCCTGAACAAACACCAGTGAACCCAAAGTGAACCAGGTCAGACCAGTTGGGTTCTGGTCCTGCTGTCAGGGACCAGTCCAACACAGTCAATGTTGAGAGCATGTGCTGACATCTGGTTATGATTATATGGTTCTGTCAACATGAGCAGACACGTCACCAGCAGGTATTTTTGTTTGAGGTGTGTCTGTGATTAGACAGTTCAAACAAGAAGCTTCTGTTCCCAGAAACGTCTCTGAAAGTGAAACttacatgttttatatatttgaaaatgttttgcatttagtCAAATCCCAGTTGGACCTGGAGTGAGTCCAAACTGAGCCAGTTTCTGTGCAGACCAACAAAGTGAACTGTCTGTTGTTCAGTCTGTGACTTTTCCTGGAGCTGCTGTGACTCAGTGTCTGTGATGATGGAGCTGATTGTTCTGGAAacttcacatttctcattttctccttctggGACCTTAAAGTGGCAGCACGGTGgttcagtggttagcactgttacaTCTGCctgtcacccaaagagagctgggataggctccagcaggtccctgggaccctggttaggactaagggggtacagatgatggatagTTGGGCCCTTAAATGACTGAAGTGtctgtgctgccccctgctggttgGTCCTGGTCACTGTGTCCACCATGTTCACATGAAGCTTTTATCCATATTACATGATAATATTTCAGACCATGACTCTGTGTGATGCTCCATCATGTATTAGCTACatggaaatatgaaatacatccCATAATGCACAGCATGATACATATATGAAGACATTTATGTGAGGACTGACTGAGTGAAGACATGAGCTGTTGTTTCTTTAATCTGACCCAGCCTGCAGGTACCTGAGAGTCCACAGATTCAGATTAAACCTGTTTCCTGTACAGACTCAGAGAATCAGCCACCAGGTAAAACTTAAAGCTGCTGAGTGGACCACAAAGAAACGACACAACGACTAGAAAGAGACTGAAAACCCCCCAAAGATGATAAAATgacaggaacacactgaacaacatgaagacactgaacaactgatgcaaaacaaacacaacctgaGTCTGAACAGACAACATGATGAGAGATCATGTGGTTACTCAGGTGGGGGCTTATTCCAGGTCTCTGCCCTTAGTGGGACTGACTCATGGTGGAGCAGctgctctttttgttttcacagcaacAAAAGGGTTtggatctttttcttttcagtgggtttctgtctctgtcgtCTCTGGGTTCTTTGttgttctgtgtctttgtgtgaacaTGGTGGACACAGTGACCAGGACCAACCAGCAGGGGGCTTTAAAAGGCTGTTTCGGCAGCTCATGTGAATCCACAGATTAAACCTGTTTCCTGTACAGACTCAGACAATCAGCCGCCAGTGAAAACTTATTACAGACCGTCTGTGGATCAACAGGACCAGACGACagaagagaagatgaacagTGGAACCATGTCCCTGctctttgtttggttttcattCTGTCTCCTGGTCTATGTGTCTGGAGGTGAGTCCAGTTGATTCACAGCCCTGAAAGTGTCACACATGGACTTTACTCTTTACCTTATTATGAGTTGAGGACAGTACTTCTTACTATTATTATTCATTAGTTGTAGGTGTTTGATTATTAGAATACTACAGTCTGAGCTGCTGGACTGTGCTGAACCTTAAAGTTTGATTCCTCCTAAAAGTCCTTCAGACCAACACTGCTGGCCCAGAGTCAAGATCCAGGGTGGTTTGACTCCTTTAAACTATGTTACTGTGGATGTTGAatgtaaagcagaaataaatgtgagGCTGTGCTGAAACTGTCCTCGTTGCTGTGTGAAAGGAGCCGTTCGTTAGGAAACTCTTTAGGATCAACAGCTGgtgacagtgtttttatgtttcccACTGATGGAGGATCTGAGTCAGTCCTCCACAGTCCCTTTGTACTCTCAGACTAAAACAGGCCACTGTAACGTCTCTCGCCAACAAGCTGGATGAGATGAAGCTGCAGATTCATTGTGATGGACGATCACAGACCTGCCTCAGGAAACATCAAATACATGTTGGACGTGTGTCCGTCCACGTCGTTAGAAACTTAATGACTTTTTATAACTTTTatattctgtctgtctgacgaggccaaaccacacaaaccaaccaaccaCACAAATAACTGCCCGACCAACACGACACACAGTCCGTCTGTCCAGTCACACCTGTAGCTGCTCAGGCTTTGGAGTCTGAGTGGATTATGGGAACAGGGTCTGCAGGACACAGCTGGACTTTTCTCTGACACTGCTGGTATTTCCCAAAGCATAAAGTCAAAGATGAGTCTCATACCCAGACCAGAGCAAACCAGCCTGTGGTCTCAGCAGCTGTACAGCTGTGTCCAGGTGTGACACCAAAGCTGGATTTGCATGtgaacatttacacacagtagGTCTGGGTGCTGATGACTGACAGTTCATCAGCAGGAGACAACATCAAATCCTGCTCTATCGGTGAAAAGGGCCAGTCAGGATGATGCAGTCCACCTCAGAGTCCACAGTCATCTCGTTTTCTTCACACTGATGCTGGTCGTCCTTGCACCGAGTCCCCAGTTCATCTGGAGCTGAGTCCAGCTTGTTGCTATCGGAGGAGCAATAATGTAATTTGATGTGTTTACTAGGTGAAGGCCACACCTGTAAACTGAATCTGATTTAAATGTACAGGTGTGAGGGAGGGCCGTCTGAATCTTCCTGACACTGGACAGCAAACACCACATCGGTCctctttgttttggtatctggtctttagggtgaaccagtctctgtctcagtgcgTTGTtgggtttgaagtggactggtatctgatgtttcccaaaaatccacTTAAGCCtcagaaacacctgctacatatggaatgaccaggttctttctctgtgggtcttgaggctcagctgtgtctcttgtttttctgcctcatgtggatgttgccttgttgaaggTCCACTTGGAACTTGGTCCAGACGAGTCTTTCCTAAGAAAAGGTCTGATGTGTGcagcttcagtttcagcctGATATGTCCTGGAAAGATTTATTTCAATAATAAATCAGCTCAGCTCAgactctgtgtctttctgtctgattcactgtcactaacacacacagatcatgTTTGGGTTTAGTTTTGTGCTGATGGACACAGACCAGTGGTACAGTCCACGTACCTGTGTGGACAGGTGAGTCTGAAggagtctgtgtctgtgggagcaaaataaaagcctcaagTCTCATCACTGGTGTTtatgtgcagacacacaggtgGAACCAAAATGTCCCAGGGGAAGAAACACTGCAGGGCGctcaggtcaaaggtcacaggttaCTCTGGTCCAGGAGTGCCCCCTGCTGGAATAGGTTTACTGAGGTAAAAGtacatgaatgtaaaaatgatcttttaaagaaaaactccaCAGAAGTATAATCAGAAAAAGTACTATTtgtttaaagtaaaagtactcattgagcagtaaagtaaaagtactcattgagcAGTAAAGTGTAGTAAGTACCTGCTTCTCTCTGACTTCATTCATCCTGAACCACCAACATCatttcactgctgcagctgcaaaggagagaaaatcaaaacacaaattcagatGAATTTTTCCTCCAATCTGATGTTGAAGCtgcaaaactgtaaattttTGAAACATACCAaccgttgcattttcttaatcttagaatgagccttttaaatctacatgaggagcgggtctcctttcatggaggcagccatgttgcagcttcatgtttctacagtagcccagaaggGACAAACCAAACTCTGGCTCTAGATTTTAACTTCAGACCGGAATGTGGTTTAACATTATTGTTTGATAGTTTCACACAGCACATATATCGTTTTCTATTATGTAACAAGCTACATAAGTTCATGAAAGCCCACCTTGATAGTTTTAGGTTCTAAGTAGTTCTCCAGTCTAACCTGAATGTGTTTAGTGGTACTCAGGAAGGATGACA
The window above is part of the Mastacembelus armatus chromosome 18, fMasArm1.2, whole genome shotgun sequence genome. Proteins encoded here:
- the LOC113140375 gene encoding butyrophilin subfamily 1 member A1-like, whose product is MSACLTWMVSVGLIRSLVLGPVYGDPEQIEAKPGEDVTLQCRGSKDDNVVMLRWVRPDLESRGYVFVFRDHMIDEEAQYEAFRGRVDLRDPEMKDGDFSVILKNVRISDTGSYECYVGTNGNKPKLVNNISLKVEYPDITAEPGDTVTLPCRAPSSSEIRTVEWTRPDLDPDYVFLYRNGRSDPDNQHPSFKERVELKDSQMKDGDVSVTLKDVTFTDTGTYECRVFQGQSKAPELISTVHLRVSAGHREDGGDKGGHVGLTVGLTVIVYFASCCCCCCFYVL